The proteins below come from a single Isoptericola dokdonensis DS-3 genomic window:
- a CDS encoding MDR family MFS transporter gives MSHPAPTAPDKPLVVLNQRTIWLIFGALLASMFLSSLDQTIVGTAMPTIVGELHGVSHQGWVITAYILAVAIAMPLYGKFGDLYGRRWPFLVAIGLFTIASAGAGFADSMGALVVWRAVQGLGGGGLMILSQSIIADIVPASERGKYMGPLGALFGVSAVLGPLLGGWLTEGPGWRWAFWLNIPIGIAAFAVAWITLKLPSHRSSRPVDWGGIVSMAVATTGIVLVTSWESIVTGGYDWSDWRLTGAVVATLAAVATFVVVENRAAEPLIPLRLFKNRTFTITTLIGLVLGMGMFSAMAMIPTFLQMSTGAGVTESGWLMLPMMAGVMLTSIVSGIAVSKSGRYKAYPIVGLSVVALAMVWLTTLSGDMSMWTFGLMIFTLGAGMGLVMQIIVLAVQNAVDPHELGTATSANNFFREIGAAVGTALFTTIFTTRLTESLDSVFAGAPAGAGGGEESMLTPALVQALPEPLRTGVIDAYADALAPSFWYLVPLVLVGLVLAFFLPVIKLSDVAGMVARGEAVTDEADLPGAVRAEDTSDATGTPGARPTADILER, from the coding sequence ATGAGCCACCCCGCCCCGACCGCACCCGACAAGCCGCTGGTGGTGCTGAACCAGCGCACGATCTGGTTGATCTTCGGCGCCCTGCTGGCGTCGATGTTCCTGTCCTCGCTCGACCAGACGATCGTCGGCACCGCGATGCCCACGATCGTCGGCGAGCTCCACGGCGTCTCGCACCAGGGCTGGGTCATCACGGCCTACATCCTGGCCGTGGCGATCGCCATGCCGCTGTACGGCAAGTTCGGCGACCTCTACGGGCGCCGCTGGCCCTTCCTCGTGGCCATCGGGCTGTTCACGATCGCCTCCGCGGGCGCCGGGTTCGCCGACTCCATGGGCGCGCTGGTCGTCTGGCGGGCCGTGCAGGGCCTCGGCGGCGGCGGGCTGATGATCCTGTCGCAGTCGATCATCGCCGACATCGTGCCCGCCTCCGAGCGCGGCAAGTACATGGGCCCCCTCGGCGCGCTGTTCGGCGTCTCCGCGGTGCTCGGCCCGCTCCTGGGCGGCTGGCTCACCGAGGGCCCGGGCTGGCGCTGGGCCTTCTGGCTGAACATCCCGATCGGCATCGCGGCGTTCGCCGTCGCCTGGATCACCCTCAAGCTGCCGTCGCACCGCTCGTCGCGCCCGGTCGACTGGGGCGGCATCGTCTCGATGGCCGTCGCGACCACCGGCATCGTGCTCGTCACGAGCTGGGAGTCCATCGTCACCGGCGGCTACGACTGGTCCGACTGGCGCCTGACGGGCGCCGTCGTGGCCACCCTCGCCGCCGTCGCGACGTTCGTCGTCGTCGAGAACCGTGCCGCCGAGCCGCTCATCCCGCTGCGGCTGTTCAAGAACCGCACCTTCACGATCACCACGCTCATCGGCCTCGTGCTCGGCATGGGCATGTTCTCCGCGATGGCGATGATCCCCACGTTCCTGCAGATGTCGACGGGCGCCGGGGTCACGGAGTCCGGCTGGCTGATGCTGCCGATGATGGCGGGCGTCATGCTCACCTCCATCGTCTCGGGCATCGCGGTCTCCAAGAGCGGCCGCTACAAGGCCTACCCGATCGTGGGCCTGAGCGTGGTCGCGCTCGCCATGGTGTGGCTGACCACCCTGTCCGGCGACATGTCCATGTGGACCTTCGGGCTGATGATCTTCACGCTCGGCGCCGGCATGGGCCTGGTCATGCAGATCATCGTGCTGGCCGTCCAGAACGCCGTCGACCCGCACGAGCTCGGCACCGCGACCAGCGCCAACAACTTCTTCCGCGAGATCGGCGCGGCGGTCGGCACCGCCCTGTTCACCACGATCTTCACCACCCGCCTCACCGAGAGCCTCGACTCGGTCTTCGCCGGCGCACCCGCCGGTGCGGGCGGCGGCGAGGAGTCGATGCTCACCCCGGCCCTGGTCCAGGCGCTGCCCGAGCCGCTGCGCACCGGCGTCATCGACGCCTACGCCGACGCCCTCGCGCCGTCGTTCTGGTATCTGGTCCCGCTCGTGCTCGTCGGCCTGGTCCTGGCGTTCTTCCTGCCCGTCATCAAGCTGTCCGACGTCGCCGGGATGGTCGCGCGCGGCGAGGCCGTCACCGACGAGGCGGACCTGCCCGGTGCCGTCCGCGCCGAGGACACCTCGGACGCCACCGGCACTCCGGGAGCACGCCCGACGGCGGATATCCTGGAGCGGTGA
- a CDS encoding TetR/AcrR family transcriptional regulator codes for MTPDPTGLRERKKRARAEAIVEAAQRLVLDRGLDAVTVEDIATEAGISPRTFFNYYESKDDAVLGQGSFDLDTHVRETFVGGGPTGRLLTDLDPLVRGLLDALVGHGPDAAAQTLEILQREPRLLGRHFAWFERHKSQVVALFERRSGVVPLPASADTCTMVVFFVARAAMDDWDRDGRTGDVGDHVRSVLDQLGAVFAP; via the coding sequence GTGACCCCCGACCCCACCGGACTGCGCGAGCGCAAGAAGCGCGCCCGCGCCGAGGCCATCGTCGAGGCCGCCCAGCGGCTCGTGCTCGACCGCGGCCTCGACGCGGTGACGGTCGAGGACATCGCCACCGAGGCCGGCATCTCGCCGCGCACCTTCTTCAACTACTACGAGTCCAAGGACGACGCCGTGCTCGGCCAGGGCTCGTTCGACCTCGACACGCACGTGCGCGAGACCTTCGTCGGCGGCGGCCCCACCGGCCGCCTGCTCACCGACCTCGACCCGCTCGTGCGGGGGCTCCTCGACGCCCTCGTCGGCCACGGCCCGGACGCCGCCGCCCAGACCCTCGAGATCCTCCAGCGCGAGCCCCGCCTGCTCGGGCGGCACTTCGCCTGGTTCGAGCGGCACAAGTCCCAGGTCGTCGCGCTCTTCGAACGGCGCTCCGGCGTCGTCCCGCTCCCGGCGTCGGCCGACACCTGCACCATGGTCGTCTTCTTCGTGGCCCGCGCCGCGATGGACGACTGGGACCGCGACGGCCGCACCGGCGACGTCGGCGACCACGTCCGGTCCGTGCTGGACCAGCTCGGCGCCGTCTTCGCCCCCTGA
- the dhaM gene encoding dihydroxyacetone kinase phosphoryl donor subunit DhaM has protein sequence MLVSHSVRLAEGTAELAAQMAPDVVVRPAAGGPDGGLGTSFDRVVAVLAAALEEVDAVVVLADLGSAVLTVESAFELDPDLPRRARLVSAPFVEGAVAAAVTAQQGADLEGVAEAAAGAVRSIGGGPVLELVEAEGTDSPAVAATTVQGEVVGRPAPAGGGDDVVAHVRIRNALGLHARPAAVVARSTAGLGATVTIDGADASSVLQLMSLGTTEGQVVRVAARGPGAEAAVALVTGLIEGGFGEV, from the coding sequence GTGCTGGTGTCGCACTCGGTGCGGCTCGCGGAGGGCACGGCGGAGCTGGCGGCGCAGATGGCGCCGGACGTCGTCGTGCGTCCCGCCGCGGGTGGCCCCGACGGCGGGCTGGGCACGTCCTTCGACCGGGTGGTGGCGGTGCTCGCGGCCGCGCTGGAGGAGGTCGACGCGGTCGTGGTGCTGGCGGACCTGGGGTCGGCGGTGCTGACGGTCGAGAGCGCGTTCGAGCTGGACCCGGACCTGCCCCGCCGGGCGCGGCTGGTCTCGGCGCCGTTCGTCGAGGGTGCGGTGGCCGCCGCGGTGACGGCTCAGCAGGGCGCGGACCTCGAGGGGGTCGCGGAGGCGGCGGCGGGTGCGGTCCGGTCGATCGGCGGAGGTCCGGTGCTGGAGCTCGTCGAGGCGGAGGGCACGGACTCGCCGGCGGTGGCCGCGACGACGGTGCAGGGTGAGGTGGTCGGGCGTCCGGCCCCGGCGGGCGGGGGCGACGACGTCGTGGCGCACGTCCGGATCCGCAACGCGCTGGGGCTGCACGCGCGTCCGGCGGCCGTGGTGGCGCGGTCGACGGCAGGCCTGGGGGCGACGGTGACGATCGACGGTGCGGACGCCTCGAGCGTGCTGCAGCTCATGTCGCTGGGCACCACGGAGGGCCAGGTGGTGCGGGTGGCGGCGCGCGGTCCGGGTGCCGAGGCGGCGGTCGCGCTGGTGACGGGGCTCATCGAGGGCGGGTTCGGCGAGGTCTGA
- the dhaL gene encoding dihydroxyacetone kinase subunit DhaL, with protein sequence MVTALDADWAVRWVRCAAADVRTHRDELTELDRLIGDGDHGVNLDRGFTAVVARLDGPDGTRLATVGQVLQLVATTLMSTVGGAAGPLYGTAFLHASRVTDRPVLDAAGVLALVEAAGEGIASRGHAVPGNKTMVDAWHAAVEAAGPVVTAGDALAVLRAAADGAAAGALATIPMTATKGRASYLGERSAGTQDPGACSTALVLAAAVEAAQAADAS encoded by the coding sequence ATGGTGACGGCGCTCGACGCCGACTGGGCCGTGCGCTGGGTGCGGTGCGCGGCCGCGGACGTGCGCACGCACCGCGACGAGCTCACCGAGCTCGACCGGCTCATCGGCGACGGCGACCACGGCGTCAACCTGGACCGCGGGTTCACGGCCGTCGTGGCGCGGCTCGACGGCCCGGACGGGACGCGGCTCGCGACGGTGGGGCAGGTGCTGCAGCTGGTGGCCACGACGCTCATGTCGACCGTCGGCGGCGCGGCGGGTCCCCTGTACGGCACGGCGTTCCTGCACGCCTCGCGCGTGACGGACCGCCCGGTGCTGGACGCCGCCGGGGTGCTGGCGCTCGTGGAGGCCGCGGGTGAGGGCATCGCGTCGCGCGGGCACGCGGTGCCGGGGAACAAGACGATGGTCGACGCATGGCACGCCGCGGTCGAGGCCGCAGGTCCGGTGGTGACCGCGGGCGACGCGCTCGCGGTGCTGCGGGCGGCGGCCGACGGCGCCGCGGCGGGGGCGCTCGCGACGATCCCGATGACGGCCACGAAGGGCCGGGCGTCGTACCTGGGGGAGCGGAGCGCGGGGACGCAGGACCCCGGGGCCTGCTCGACGGCGCTGGTCCTGGCCGCGGCGGTCGAGGCGGCGCAGGCGGCCGACGCCTCGTGA
- the dhaK gene encoding dihydroxyacetone kinase subunit DhaK: MKKLLDDPAEAVTDALQGLAAAHPDLLTVHHEPTYVQRAGGTPPGHVGVVSGGGSGHEPLHTGFVGSGMLDAAVPGAVFTSPTADQVAAALKAADGGAGVLAIVKNYTGDVLNFETAVELAQLDGVEVASVLVNDDVAVEDSMYTAGRRGVAGTLFVEKVAGAAAARGDSLEAVAGLARRAVGRVRTMGVALSACTVPHVGRPSFDLPDDEVEIGIGIHGEPGRHRIPAGGARDIATRLVDAVLDDLAPAGGEQVLLFVNGMGGTPLSELYGTYARAREVVEARGVRVVRSLVGSYVTSLEMQGASVTVAVLDDELTALWDAPVRTPALTW, encoded by the coding sequence ATGAAGAAGCTGCTGGACGACCCTGCCGAGGCGGTGACCGACGCGTTGCAGGGGCTCGCGGCGGCGCACCCGGACCTGCTGACGGTGCACCACGAGCCGACCTACGTGCAGCGCGCCGGCGGGACGCCGCCGGGCCACGTGGGCGTGGTCAGCGGCGGCGGCTCGGGGCACGAGCCGCTGCACACCGGGTTCGTGGGGTCGGGCATGCTCGACGCCGCGGTGCCCGGCGCGGTGTTCACGTCGCCGACCGCCGACCAGGTCGCGGCCGCCCTCAAGGCCGCCGACGGCGGCGCGGGCGTGCTCGCGATCGTGAAGAACTACACCGGCGACGTCCTGAACTTCGAGACCGCCGTCGAGCTCGCCCAGCTCGACGGCGTCGAGGTCGCGAGCGTGCTGGTCAACGACGACGTCGCCGTGGAGGACTCGATGTACACGGCGGGTCGGCGCGGCGTCGCGGGCACGCTGTTCGTCGAGAAGGTCGCCGGGGCCGCGGCGGCCCGCGGCGACTCGCTCGAGGCGGTCGCGGGCCTCGCGCGGCGGGCCGTGGGGCGGGTGCGCACGATGGGCGTCGCGCTGAGCGCGTGCACCGTCCCGCACGTCGGACGCCCGAGCTTCGACCTGCCGGACGACGAGGTCGAGATCGGCATCGGCATCCACGGCGAGCCCGGGCGGCACCGCATCCCGGCGGGCGGGGCGCGCGACATCGCGACGCGCCTGGTCGACGCGGTGCTCGACGACCTCGCGCCGGCGGGCGGGGAGCAGGTGCTGCTGTTCGTCAACGGGATGGGTGGCACGCCTCTCAGCGAGCTGTACGGCACGTACGCCCGCGCCCGGGAGGTCGTCGAGGCGCGCGGCGTGCGGGTGGTGCGTTCGCTCGTCGGCTCGTACGTGACCTCCCTGGAGATGCAGGGGGCGTCGGTGACCGTGGCCGTGCTGGACGACGAGCTCACCGCCCTGTGGGACGCGCCGGTACGGACCCCGGCGCTCACATGGTGA
- a CDS encoding bifunctional folylpolyglutamate synthase/dihydrofolate synthase: MSGKDAKARAAERNAARDAAEDAAARADLERIYEHIVSRAPEHDVAPTIDDRVGRLLEMLGDPQHAFRVVHLTGTNGKTSTARMTERLVREHGLRTGLFTSPHLTSVTERICVDGEPLSAARFVEVWHDVYPYVQIVDAELEAAGRSRLHFFEVLTAMAFAAFADTPVDVAVVEVGMGGSWDCTNTADGEVAVITPVSVDHERWLGSTPAEIAEVKAGIIKPGATAVSAVQLPEVTEVLREQVARVGARILTEDDELAVVDRRVAVGGQLVALRTPAATYTEVFVPLHGEHQAHNALLALAAVEQLLGGRALDGAVVETAFADVSVPGRLELVRSSPTVLVDVAHNPHGARALVAALEEAFTLRTVVGVVGLMADKDAEGLLAELEPAFAHVVITRSSSPRSADPLDVAEVARDVFGEDRVHVAERLDEALQVATDLVEADDVVGVGTGTGVVVTGSVVTVADARLLLGRP; the protein is encoded by the coding sequence ATGAGCGGCAAGGACGCGAAGGCCCGCGCGGCCGAGCGGAACGCGGCGCGCGACGCGGCCGAGGATGCCGCGGCCCGCGCCGACCTGGAACGCATCTACGAGCACATCGTCTCCCGGGCGCCGGAGCACGACGTCGCACCGACGATCGACGACCGGGTCGGCCGGCTGCTCGAGATGCTCGGCGACCCGCAGCACGCGTTCCGGGTCGTGCACCTCACGGGCACCAACGGCAAGACCTCGACGGCCCGCATGACGGAGCGCCTGGTGCGCGAGCACGGGCTGCGCACCGGCCTGTTCACCTCGCCGCACCTGACGAGCGTCACCGAGCGCATCTGCGTGGACGGCGAGCCCCTGAGCGCGGCCCGGTTCGTCGAGGTGTGGCACGACGTCTACCCGTACGTGCAGATCGTCGACGCCGAGCTGGAGGCGGCGGGCAGGTCCCGGCTGCACTTCTTCGAGGTGCTCACCGCGATGGCGTTCGCCGCGTTCGCGGACACCCCCGTCGACGTCGCCGTGGTCGAGGTCGGCATGGGCGGCTCCTGGGACTGCACCAACACCGCGGACGGCGAGGTCGCCGTGATCACGCCGGTCAGCGTCGACCACGAGCGGTGGCTCGGCTCCACGCCGGCGGAGATCGCCGAGGTCAAGGCGGGCATCATCAAGCCGGGCGCCACCGCCGTGTCGGCCGTCCAGCTCCCCGAGGTCACCGAGGTCCTGCGCGAGCAGGTCGCCCGGGTCGGGGCGCGGATCCTCACCGAGGACGACGAGCTCGCCGTGGTCGACCGGCGCGTCGCCGTCGGCGGTCAGCTCGTCGCCCTGCGCACCCCCGCGGCCACCTACACCGAGGTGTTCGTGCCGCTGCACGGGGAGCACCAGGCGCACAACGCGCTGCTCGCCCTGGCCGCCGTCGAGCAGCTCCTCGGCGGGCGCGCGCTCGACGGGGCGGTCGTGGAGACGGCGTTCGCCGACGTGTCCGTGCCGGGCCGTCTCGAGCTGGTGCGGTCCAGCCCGACCGTGCTCGTGGACGTCGCGCACAACCCGCACGGCGCCCGCGCGCTCGTGGCGGCCCTCGAGGAGGCGTTCACGCTGCGCACCGTCGTCGGCGTCGTCGGGCTCATGGCCGACAAGGACGCCGAGGGTCTGCTCGCCGAGCTCGAGCCCGCCTTCGCGCACGTCGTGATCACGCGGTCGTCGTCGCCGCGCTCCGCCGACCCGCTCGACGTCGCCGAGGTCGCGCGCGACGTGTTCGGCGAGGACCGCGTGCACGTCGCCGAACGGCTCGACGAGGCGCTCCAGGTCGCCACCGACCTCGTCGAGGCCGACGACGTCGTGGGCGTCGGGACGGGGACCGGGGTCGTGGTCACCGGGTCGGTCGTCACCGTGGCCGACGCCCGGCTGCTGCTCGGCCGCCCCTGA
- the ileS gene encoding isoleucine--tRNA ligase, whose translation MAYPLHRSTEPTGAPGAAFGIAGVPASPRLPDIERDVLAYWEADDTFRASVDKNPAGENGSNEFVFYDGPPFANGLPHYGHLLTGYAKDVVPRYQTMRGKRVERRFGWDTHGLPAELEAMSQLGIKTKDEIVELGIEKFNDACRASVLRYTSQWRDYVTRQARWVDFDHDYKTLDTSYMESVLWGFKELYDKGLVYEDYRVLPYCWNDQTPLSTHELRMDDDVYQNRQDPAVTVGLDVLDAPAGGALLPGDKLLVWTTTPWTLPSNLLVMVGADIDYVVVESAYTGQAQRYVLAEARVAAFARELTDDGAEEPRVVARLTGAEMLGTTYRPPFSYYAGHERAHRVVEADFVTTTDGTGLVHSAGAFGEDDKVVCDREGVASVMPVKADGTFVHPVDEYAGLQVFDANAPIIDHLKAATRGEADAGSVTPGTVLLRRESYDHSYPHCWRCRQPLMYMGVSSWFVEVTKIKDRMLELNQEISWTPEHIQDGQFGKWLAGARDWSITRNRFWGSPVPVWKSDDPAYPRIDVYGSLAEIERDFGRLPLGQDGQPNLHRPFVDDLTRPNPDDPTGASTMRRVEDVMDVWVDSGSMPYAQVHYPFENADWFEHHYPGDFIVEYIGQTRGWFYTLHVLATALFDRPAFRSAISHGIVLGSDGRKMSKSLRNYPDVNEVFDRDGSDAMRWFLMASPILRGGNLVVTEDGIRDAVRQVLLPLWSTYYFFTLYANSADAGRGRTAGPVTAERVPDLPALDRYLLARTHDLVGTVTAQLDAYDIAGACESVREHLDVLTNWYVRTQRDRFWEEDADAFDTLCTALETLTRVMAPLAPLLAEEIWRGLTGGRSVHLADWPAADGAVEPALVPDDELVAAMDEVRAVVSTTLALRKAHQLRVRQPLARLTVAVPDPAALADYVGLLTGELNVKAVDLVTADAAASERFGITERLAVNARAAGPRLGRGVQAVIRAAKAGAWSRDDQGAVVVATDDGPVVMLESEYDLTTVVGEQAGGGEVAASVLPGGGFVVLDLALDDALRAEGYARDVVRDVQDARKAAGLEVSDRIALELDVPAAHVADVEAHRGLVTSETLATTLTVTGTDGAERVVRVAKEDA comes from the coding sequence ATGGCCTACCCGCTGCACCGTTCGACCGAGCCCACCGGCGCCCCCGGCGCGGCCTTCGGCATCGCCGGCGTCCCGGCGTCCCCGCGCCTGCCGGACATCGAGCGCGACGTGCTGGCCTACTGGGAGGCCGACGACACGTTCCGCGCCTCGGTGGACAAGAACCCCGCGGGCGAGAACGGCTCCAACGAGTTCGTCTTCTACGACGGCCCGCCGTTCGCCAACGGGCTGCCGCACTACGGCCACCTCCTCACCGGCTACGCCAAGGACGTCGTGCCGCGCTACCAGACGATGCGCGGCAAGCGGGTGGAGCGGCGGTTCGGGTGGGACACGCACGGCCTGCCCGCCGAGCTCGAGGCCATGAGCCAGCTCGGCATCAAGACCAAGGACGAGATCGTCGAGCTCGGCATCGAGAAGTTCAACGACGCCTGCCGCGCCTCGGTGCTGCGGTACACCTCGCAGTGGCGCGACTACGTGACCCGCCAGGCGCGCTGGGTCGACTTCGACCACGACTACAAGACCCTCGACACCTCCTACATGGAGTCGGTGCTGTGGGGCTTCAAGGAGCTGTACGACAAGGGCCTCGTCTACGAGGACTACCGCGTGCTGCCGTACTGCTGGAACGACCAGACGCCGCTGTCCACCCACGAGCTGCGCATGGACGACGACGTCTACCAGAACCGTCAGGACCCGGCCGTCACGGTGGGCCTCGACGTCCTCGACGCCCCCGCGGGCGGGGCGCTGCTCCCCGGCGACAAGCTGCTGGTCTGGACGACCACCCCCTGGACGCTGCCGTCCAACCTGCTCGTCATGGTGGGCGCGGACATCGACTACGTCGTCGTGGAGTCGGCGTACACCGGGCAGGCGCAGCGCTACGTGCTCGCCGAGGCCCGGGTCGCGGCCTTCGCCCGCGAGCTCACCGACGACGGCGCCGAGGAACCGCGCGTCGTGGCGCGCCTCACCGGTGCCGAGATGCTCGGCACCACCTACCGCCCGCCGTTCTCCTACTACGCGGGTCACGAGCGCGCCCACCGCGTCGTCGAGGCCGACTTCGTCACGACGACCGACGGCACCGGCCTGGTCCACTCGGCCGGCGCGTTCGGCGAGGACGACAAGGTCGTCTGCGACCGCGAGGGCGTCGCGTCGGTGATGCCGGTGAAGGCGGACGGCACGTTCGTCCACCCGGTCGACGAGTACGCGGGCCTGCAGGTGTTCGACGCGAACGCGCCGATCATCGACCACCTCAAGGCCGCCACCCGCGGCGAGGCCGACGCCGGCTCCGTCACGCCCGGCACGGTGCTGCTGCGCCGCGAGTCCTACGACCACTCGTACCCGCACTGCTGGCGCTGCCGGCAGCCGCTGATGTACATGGGCGTCTCCTCCTGGTTCGTCGAGGTCACGAAGATCAAGGACCGGATGCTCGAGCTCAACCAGGAGATCTCCTGGACGCCCGAGCACATCCAGGACGGCCAGTTCGGCAAGTGGCTGGCGGGCGCCCGCGACTGGTCGATCACGCGCAACCGGTTCTGGGGTTCGCCCGTGCCCGTGTGGAAGTCCGACGACCCGGCCTACCCGCGCATCGACGTCTACGGCTCGCTCGCGGAGATCGAGCGCGACTTCGGGCGGCTGCCGCTCGGCCAGGACGGGCAGCCGAACCTGCACCGGCCCTTCGTCGACGACCTCACGCGCCCCAACCCCGACGACCCGACCGGCGCGTCCACCATGCGCCGCGTCGAGGACGTCATGGACGTGTGGGTCGACTCCGGCTCCATGCCGTACGCCCAGGTGCACTACCCGTTCGAGAACGCCGACTGGTTCGAGCACCACTACCCGGGCGACTTCATCGTCGAGTACATCGGCCAGACCCGCGGCTGGTTCTACACACTGCACGTGCTCGCCACGGCCCTGTTCGACCGGCCCGCGTTCCGCTCCGCGATCTCGCACGGCATCGTGCTGGGTTCCGACGGCCGCAAGATGAGCAAGTCGCTGCGCAACTACCCGGACGTCAACGAGGTGTTCGACCGCGACGGCTCCGACGCCATGCGCTGGTTCCTCATGGCCAGCCCGATCCTGCGCGGCGGCAACCTCGTGGTCACCGAGGACGGCATCCGTGACGCCGTCCGCCAGGTGCTGCTGCCCCTGTGGAGCACCTACTACTTCTTCACCCTGTACGCGAACAGCGCCGACGCCGGGCGCGGCCGCACGGCGGGGCCCGTCACCGCGGAGCGGGTGCCGGACCTCCCGGCCCTCGACCGCTACCTGCTCGCCCGCACCCACGACCTGGTCGGCACGGTCACCGCCCAGCTCGACGCCTACGACATCGCGGGTGCCTGCGAGAGCGTCCGCGAGCACCTCGACGTCCTCACCAACTGGTACGTGCGCACCCAGCGGGACCGGTTCTGGGAGGAGGACGCCGACGCGTTCGACACCCTGTGCACGGCCCTGGAGACGCTGACCCGGGTGATGGCCCCGCTCGCCCCGCTGCTCGCCGAGGAGATCTGGCGCGGCCTCACCGGCGGTCGGTCCGTGCACCTCGCCGACTGGCCCGCCGCGGACGGCGCGGTCGAGCCCGCGCTGGTGCCCGACGACGAGCTCGTCGCCGCCATGGACGAGGTCCGCGCCGTGGTCTCCACGACGCTCGCCCTGCGCAAGGCGCACCAGCTGCGGGTGCGCCAGCCCCTCGCCCGCCTCACGGTCGCCGTGCCGGACCCGGCGGCGCTCGCCGACTACGTCGGGCTGCTCACGGGCGAGCTCAACGTCAAGGCGGTCGACCTGGTGACCGCGGACGCCGCGGCGTCCGAGCGGTTCGGCATCACCGAGCGGCTCGCCGTCAACGCCCGCGCCGCAGGCCCGCGCCTCGGCAGGGGCGTCCAGGCCGTCATCCGCGCGGCCAAGGCCGGTGCGTGGTCGCGCGACGACCAGGGCGCCGTCGTGGTCGCCACGGACGACGGCCCGGTCGTGATGCTGGAGTCCGAGTACGACCTCACCACGGTCGTCGGCGAGCAGGCCGGCGGGGGAGAGGTCGCCGCGAGCGTGCTGCCCGGCGGTGGGTTCGTCGTCCTCGACCTGGCGCTCGACGACGCCCTGCGCGCCGAGGGGTACGCCCGCGACGTCGTCCGCGACGTCCAGGACGCCCGCAAGGCCGCCGGCCTGGAGGTGAGCGACCGGATCGCGCTGGAGCTCGACGTCCCGGCCGCGCACGTCGCCGACGTCGAGGCGCACCGTGGCCTGGTCACGAGCGAGACGCTCGCCACCACCCTGACCGTCACCGGCACGGACGGCGCCGAGCGCGTCGTCCGGGTCGCGAAGGAGGACGCATGA